In bacterium, the genomic stretch CAATCCGAATCGCAGGCTCAGGTAATCAGCCAGCACAACTCAATATCTCTTGAATGGGGAAACTGGCAGCCCCACAGCCTTAACGGCGAGCCTAAATTTACGGACTTCGGAGCTTCAGGCGCAACACCTTATGTGGGACTATGTATTATTTTACGCATTTCGGATGAAGTAGGGATAGGGCTAAATGTGGGATTTTGGGCGTTGAAAGACCTTGATAAAAAGGAGTCAGTACCTGCACTTGTTATACATCCTCTTACTATTTCATTTAAACACTGGCTCATACCGGGTAACAGAATATCTGCATTTGTGATTTATAACGCGGGTATTTACTGGGGTATAGAGAATGAGACAGATCCTTTTGGTGACAAACTTAAAAAAGCAAGAGCATGTGTGGGTGTGGGGCTTGGCGCGGGATTTGAAATTGCACTAACAAAAAAATTCGGACTCGGAGCTGTTTTCAGGTACAGGTATGTCAGATTCAGTCAGGCAATAGGCGGTGTTGATGATTTCAGCGGGCCTGCCATAGGAGTTGTTGGATATTACTATTTATAATTATACTATTTTCTTGTTAGAGATATATAAAACTTTCATATAAATATATTGTGTTGATTAGAAGACTGTTTTCTGATTTGTAAGTTGGACCCGGAAGAATCATTTTTGTTTTGGAAAGGTTTTTCAGAAAATAATTTTGTTAAATTATTAAATGACGAAATAATAAAAGGAGAGTTGTCTTGAAAGGCAAAACAGGTTTTTTTGTAGGGCAGGGGCTTAAACAGACAGATAAAACTTTTGAAGTAAGGAATCCATTTGATGACAACCTGGTAGCAGAGGTATCAATGCCCTTAAAAGGAGATGTGGAAGAGGCTCTTGATAAATCCTCCAAAGCATTTGATAAAACAAAAATTATGCCTGCATACAGAAGAAGTGAAATACTTGAGAAAGCTGCTAATGGCATCAAACAGCACAGGCAAGACCTTGCTTTAACAATTTGTCTTGAATCAGGTAAACCCATGAAGTATGCAAAGTCTGAAGTTGACAGAGCTGTTACAACAATTACTCTTTCGGCAGAAGAAGCAGGTAGAATCTCCGGTGAAGCTTTGGAGATGGGCGCTGTTCCACCTGGAGCCGGCAGATTCGGCGTTGTGAAAAGATTTCCAATAGGGCCCGCCCTGGGAATAACACCTTTTAACTTTCCTCTTAATCTGGTTTGCCACAAATTGGGGCCTGCAATAGCTTCTGGTAATACGATTACAGTAAAGCCTTCACGTTCAACCCCTTTAACAGCCATTAAATTAGCAGAGATATTTCATGAAGCAGGAGCAGAACCCGGATCTGTTAATGTGCTTCCCACTGATACAAATAACACAAAGTTTATGATTGATGATCCGAGGACAAAGATTGTAACTTTTACAGGAAGCCCTGATGTCGGCTGGCAGATCAGGAAACGTGCCTATAAAAAAAGAGTTCTTCTTGAACTGGGAGGTAATGCCGGAGTTATTGTGGAGCCCGATTGTGATGTTGATTATGCAGTCAAGCGAATAATAATGGGCGGTTTTGCTTTTTCAGGCCAGGTCTGCATTGCAGTGCAGAGAGTTTATATCCATGAAAAGATTTTTGAACAGGTTACAGAAAGGCTTATCAAAGATGCAGAAGCACTTGTTATAGGCGACCCGCGGGATGAGAATACAGATATAGGGCCGATGATCTATGAAGATACTGCAAAGCGTGTTGAAACCTGGGTTAATGATGCGGAAAAGCGGGGAGCGAAAATTCTGACAGGAGGGTCAAGAGATAAAAAGATTTATGTGCCCACAATTTTGACAAGAGTTCCAAAGGATTCTCCTGTTATGCGTAAAGAGATTTTCGGGCCTGTTATTGCAGTTGAGCCGTACAAGAATTTCAAACAAGCCGTTCAAATGGTTGATGATTCTGTGTACGGACTTCAGGCAGGAGTTTTTACAAAGGACATAAACAGGATCCTCCATGCATTTAACAATATTGAAGCAGGTGGGATAATTGTAAATGATGTGCCTACTTACAGAGTGGACAGTATGCCCTACGGAGGAGTAAAAGAGTCGGGATTCAGCAGAGAAGGTGTTAAATATGCTATTGAAGAGATGACAGAGATGAGGCTTTTAGTTATTCGTGAGGGCAGGTTATAAAACGTTCAGGGTTTTCGTTTCGTAAATATTCCAGAAGAGAGAGAAAAAAGCATGTTTGATTTTGATACACCGGTTGAAAGAAAAATTTCTTCCAGCCTGAAATGGGAAAAGTACAGGGGAGAAGATGTTATACCCATGTGGGTGGCAGATATGGATTTTGTCTCTCCTCCGGCAATTATTAAAGCAATCAAGGATAGAGCGGACCACGGGGTTTTCGGATATACTCTTGCTCCTCAAAGTCTTACAGAAGCAACAATAGGAATGATAGAGAATGAATTTTCCTGGAAAATCAGACCTGAGTGGCTTGTGTGGCTGCCCGGCCTTGTTACAGGGATCAACGTTTCGTGCAGGGCAACGGGCCTTAAAGGGGATTCTGTACTAGTAAATACACCTGCATATCCTCCCTTTCTTTCAGCACCGTCTTTGTCAGGCAGAGAGCTTGTTACTGCGCCGTTAATTCAAGGGCAGAAATGGGAAATTGATTTTGAAGCGCTTGAGAGTTTCGTGCGTAAAGATACATCTCTCTTTATTTTATGCAACCCTCACAACCCGACAGGAAGAGTTTTTACAGAACAGGAACTTTTAAATTATGCGTCATTCTGCGAAAAACATGACTTGATTATATGCTCGGATGAAATTCACAACGGGCTTGTACTTGATGAGGATAAACACCATATTCCGATTGCATCCCTGTCTCCTGAAGCAGCGGCAAGGACCATAACACTAATGGCGCCCAGTAAAACTTACAATATTCCGGGCCTGGGAATTTCTTTTGCAATAATCAGTAATCCTGACCTCAGAGAAAAATTCGTCAAAACCATGGAGGGTATTGTCCCTCATGTAAATATTATGGGATATGCAGCTGCGGAAGCTGCATTTAAAGAGGGGGCATCATGGCATTCGGACCTGCTTTGTTATCTGCGGAAAAACAGGGAGCTTGTAGAATCGTATGTTGAAAACACTACAGGCCTTTTAATCTCACACTCAGAAGCAACATATCTTGCATGGATTGATGCGAGAGGCCTTCCTGTTAAAGATCATGCGGCATTTTTTGAGGAGAATGGAGTGGGGCTTTCTGACGGCAGAGAGTTTGGGGCTCCCGGTTTTGTAAGATTAAATTTCGGATGCCCACGGCCTGTTCTGTTTGAGGGCCTGGCCAGGATTAAGAAGGCTGCTGAAAAAGTAAATTCATAAATGTACTTTATACTGATTGTCAGTATAAATGGGAAAGGGGCACCCATATTGTCCCGGGAACTCATTAACAGGGAGATTGGGAAAATGAAGATCAAAGATTTGATTCTTGACATGATTGTGGTGGGTATTATTGCGTTTATCGTGGTGTTTGTGGTTATGTACCTGTGGAATCTGATATTCCACGGAGCAGGAGTTGTTGCTCTTGGTTATTCTGCAAGAATGGGCCTAATACTTGGGCTGGTCATACCTTTGAGCAGGGCTTTTGGAAAGGGGAAGAAATAATCCTGGATTGTTGACTAACACATTGATTTTTTGAAGGGTTGATTTTTATCAAGACCTCAGAGGTTTTGGAAACCTCTGAGGTCTTTTAAAAATTTTAGAAAATAATTTCTGTCCCTGCGTAAAAAGTCCTGGGACGAATTGGGCCGTAAGTGTACGCAGGATCTCTGTCTGCACCCATGTCAAGATCTCTCTGATAAGCGTTTGTCATATTTTTTATACCAAAATTCAATTTTGTTGAGCGTCTGCTGTTTGATCGCAGATTAAAACTGCAGCCTATATCGACTTGTAAAAAGTCTGTACTTTTTTCCAGAACAAGTTCAGGATCATCCTGGCCGTCCACAGCTTTTTCATGGGGCATGTATGCTTTGCCTGTGTAATTTCCAGCAATAAATATATCTGAATTTTTACCTATTAAAAAATTGAATTTAAGATTTCCTGACAAATCAGGAGTTCGCATATAATCTTTTGTGTTAAAATCTTCATTGACAGAATCGTACCTGCTCTTTTTATATGTGAGGCCCCCTCTTATTTCCATTGTAGACATGGGACTAATTGCAAAATCAAGTTCGACACCTTTAACCTTTGCTCCGTCCGTATTTATTCTTTCCCACAGTTCAGTATTACCCTGTTTTTTCACAAATTTTTGTGAAAATGAATTGTCAAGACGTGTAAAAAAGCCGGAAAAGGAAAGCATTACAGAACAGTTTGTAAAACGTCTGGAGAAGTCGAATCCGGAAATTATTGAATAGCTGTTTTCAGCTTTTAATTGAGGAGAATTTCTAATTATGCGCTGGTCTCCCTCAATGCCGCATAAATGCAGATCTTCATCGAATATTTGCGGGGGTTTAAAACCAGTTGTGTAAGCAGCACGGAATTTCAGATCTTTTGTTACCTTGATTCTGCCGTTTACGCGAGGGCTTGTTACATATTTAGTCAATTGTGAATGTTTATCGAATCTAACACCGTAAACTATCTCAAATTCATCATGCTTTCCAAAATTCATATCATCCTGCAAAAATATTCCTGTGTTCGTATAGATTGCATTTACATGATATGCTGTCTGTGCTGATGTTTTGTCAGTAAGTTTGTTATGAAAGTACTGGCTGCCAAAGGTAATGAGGTGATTGCTTATGTGGTAGTTTGCCTGAAATCCTGTAATGTGCAACGGATTATCGGCTTTACCGTAAAAAGCAAGCGCTGCAAGGCGTTCTTCAGGAGCATCTCCGTCAAGGCCGCCGTAGTAAGATTTTCTGTTTTCAAGAGAGAATGAATAGTATGCCCTGTAATCAAATAGAGGGCCTATTCTATGTGCCCATCTTATTGTGCCTCCTGAACGCCAGTGTTCAATCCATTCTGCAATGTCGGCTTCGTGAACAGGAAGATCGAATTTATTGCCGCCTCTTCTTTCTTCGTGTATGTGGTGAAAAGATGTAATAAGTTCAGAATTGTTAAGAGGCTTGTAGAACCATTTAAAACCAATGGATTCATTTGTTAATTCACCTAACTCACTGAATCCGTCTCCATTAAAATCATAAGGCGTACGTTGTCTGAAAGAACCGAATATGTACACTCCTGATTTCCCTGATCTGCAAGCTTTTTCTGCTATTACTCCGATGTGTGTGTCAGGTTTGCCGCCTGTATTATGCTGAAGATATTTAATTCTGATTTGATTGGTCATAGGCCTGCGTGTTATCATATTGATAACGCCCGCAATTGCACCTCCTCCGTACAAAGCGGAACCTCCGCCTTTGACAATCTCAATTTGGTCCACCATCTCTTCGGGAAAGTGCTCCAGCCCGTACACACCTGCAAGACTGCTTATAACAGGATCGCCATCAATTAGAATCTGAGAATATTTACCCGGCATTCCTAGTATTCGTACCTGGGTAAAATTGCAATTTGTACAATTATTTTCAACACGCACCCCTGTTTGAAAACTTAGAGCTTCCGCAAGGTTGTTCGCCTGTTTACGCTCAATTACCCTGCGCGGTATAACCTCGGTGCGCACTGGCACATCCTCTAAAATATGGGGAGTTGATGTGCCTGTAACAACAATAGCACCCATTTCAAGAACAGCCGGATCCAGCATAAAATTAATCACAGTTCTTTGTCCAGGCTTTAAAGACAGCATTTTTTTTGCCCTTTTATATCCCATCATGGTAGCAACTAACCTGACTTTTCCAGGCATAATTCCGCGTATTTTAAAATAGCCGTTTTCATCAGCAGCAGCACCCATAGTTGTATTTTTAATAATGATATTGGCAAACGGCAGGGGCTGTTTTGTCTTTGAGTCTATTACCTGGCCGGTTACAGAAGATTTTAGAATGTTTGTGTTTCCGTATACTCCAGACAAATTAATTGACAAAAGAATAGTAAAAATATAA encodes the following:
- a CDS encoding aldehyde dehydrogenase family protein, yielding MKGKTGFFVGQGLKQTDKTFEVRNPFDDNLVAEVSMPLKGDVEEALDKSSKAFDKTKIMPAYRRSEILEKAANGIKQHRQDLALTICLESGKPMKYAKSEVDRAVTTITLSAEEAGRISGEALEMGAVPPGAGRFGVVKRFPIGPALGITPFNFPLNLVCHKLGPAIASGNTITVKPSRSTPLTAIKLAEIFHEAGAEPGSVNVLPTDTNNTKFMIDDPRTKIVTFTGSPDVGWQIRKRAYKKRVLLELGGNAGVIVEPDCDVDYAVKRIIMGGFAFSGQVCIAVQRVYIHEKIFEQVTERLIKDAEALVIGDPRDENTDIGPMIYEDTAKRVETWVNDAEKRGAKILTGGSRDKKIYVPTILTRVPKDSPVMRKEIFGPVIAVEPYKNFKQAVQMVDDSVYGLQAGVFTKDINRILHAFNNIEAGGIIVNDVPTYRVDSMPYGGVKESGFSREGVKYAIEEMTEMRLLVIREGRL
- a CDS encoding PatB family C-S lyase; the encoded protein is MFDFDTPVERKISSSLKWEKYRGEDVIPMWVADMDFVSPPAIIKAIKDRADHGVFGYTLAPQSLTEATIGMIENEFSWKIRPEWLVWLPGLVTGINVSCRATGLKGDSVLVNTPAYPPFLSAPSLSGRELVTAPLIQGQKWEIDFEALESFVRKDTSLFILCNPHNPTGRVFTEQELLNYASFCEKHDLIICSDEIHNGLVLDEDKHHIPIASLSPEAAARTITLMAPSKTYNIPGLGISFAIISNPDLREKFVKTMEGIVPHVNIMGYAAAEAAFKEGASWHSDLLCYLRKNRELVESYVENTTGLLISHSEATYLAWIDARGLPVKDHAAFFEENGVGLSDGREFGAPGFVRLNFGCPRPVLFEGLARIKKAAEKVNS
- a CDS encoding TonB-dependent receptor; translated protein: MKLKNLYIFTILLSINLSGVYGNTNILKSSVTGQVIDSKTKQPLPFANIIIKNTTMGAAADENGYFKIRGIMPGKVRLVATMMGYKRAKKMLSLKPGQRTVINFMLDPAVLEMGAIVVTGTSTPHILEDVPVRTEVIPRRVIERKQANNLAEALSFQTGVRVENNCTNCNFTQVRILGMPGKYSQILIDGDPVISSLAGVYGLEHFPEEMVDQIEIVKGGGSALYGGGAIAGVINMITRRPMTNQIRIKYLQHNTGGKPDTHIGVIAEKACRSGKSGVYIFGSFRQRTPYDFNGDGFSELGELTNESIGFKWFYKPLNNSELITSFHHIHEERRGGNKFDLPVHEADIAEWIEHWRSGGTIRWAHRIGPLFDYRAYYSFSLENRKSYYGGLDGDAPEERLAALAFYGKADNPLHITGFQANYHISNHLITFGSQYFHNKLTDKTSAQTAYHVNAIYTNTGIFLQDDMNFGKHDEFEIVYGVRFDKHSQLTKYVTSPRVNGRIKVTKDLKFRAAYTTGFKPPQIFDEDLHLCGIEGDQRIIRNSPQLKAENSYSIISGFDFSRRFTNCSVMLSFSGFFTRLDNSFSQKFVKKQGNTELWERINTDGAKVKGVELDFAISPMSTMEIRGGLTYKKSRYDSVNEDFNTKDYMRTPDLSGNLKFNFLIGKNSDIFIAGNYTGKAYMPHEKAVDGQDDPELVLEKSTDFLQVDIGCSFNLRSNSRRSTKLNFGIKNMTNAYQRDLDMGADRDPAYTYGPIRPRTFYAGTEIIF